The Nakaseomyces glabratus chromosome H, complete sequence genome segment ACCAGAGTATTTGTAGcattttatatttaatttattattattaaggAGACTTTGTAGCAGAGCAAATAGGAGGGGCAATCTTGACTAATTCGTgaaatatttcaataaCTATTCCCATACATTAGAAGTAGTGTCCAATACTTTAGTGAAGTTGGAGATATTCTGGGgttcttcagcttcttgGAAGAAAGGAGCAACACATGTTTTAACTACATCATCAAATAGTTCATATATCAATCCTTTCAAATCATTACCAGTTTGTTTAAAATCAGGGTAAGCATTGATTTCTAGAATCTTGACATTAAATGAACTGTCTACCAAGAAATCAAATCCAAAGGTCTCGAAAGCATTTCTTAACGGTTGGAAATTCATTCTATCAACGTTTAAGGCCGCTAAGAAGATATCTTTTGCAATCATATGGATCTGTTCGATAATTTTGCTTTTGTCTTCCCTGCTTATATCAGTCAAGTTACCAAATTCCATAACAGCCAAATCTTTATCCGCATCAGACTGCAAACATGTGTTTGTCAAGTGGCAGCCTAATTTATCCAAGTCGGTTGGAGAGTATTCTTCGCTGTCTAAGGCCGAGAAAGGTTTAGGAGCAAATAATGCCAACATTCTGTCGTACACATATACTTCAAGATCACCTTTGCATGTAATATAGCATCTTATGTGAAACTTCCTGTTCCCCATTGAAGGAAGTAAGAGTGGATCAGCCATGTATTCTTGAATGATGAAGTGTCGTAGCTGtgatattataattttattgtCATCGACAGTTTCCTCGTCTATTTCCTCATCGGTATCCTCTTCATCAAACGAGTCAAATACATTCTGTAGATCCTCGATTGTCTTGAACACTCTGATACCTTGAGCTTTGTCACTCATACTTGGTTTAACGATCCACCATCTGTCgtttttttctaattccTGGCGCAATTCCCAATTCTCATCTAGTGCATCATCCAAGAATTCCGCGTAATCTAAATCAATGGTGTATGATTCCATATATGCTTTTTTAAGTATTGATCCCGGATGTTTTGAAACATATCTTTGGATTGTATGCGATAAATAGTGTTTTCTGATGATGGCTTTTCTATAGATGTAAGAGTTAACCAAGTAGTTTTGGGAATCCATGACTCTATCCAGGTCAAAATCTTCATAATCGCCATACTGGAAAACTTTTCCCTTTCCTGATGGGGCTGCATCTAATGTGTCTAGGATAGGAATATGCAAATGTCTCGCTATAGATTGTTGTAAGGGTTCATAGATGTAGCTATTCCTGGGGATGGTCAGCACAGCCACGGATTCGTCATTTGATCTAGTTGTTGAAGATCCCAGGTCGAGTTTACCGACCAGGTCAGGGACCGTATGGAAAGCCGCTCTGAGTGGTGTAACACATATACGCCTCTCCTCGATGATGTCCATGTCGTACTTGACATCTGGGTCACAATGCTTTGAGGGTCTATGGCCTTTGAAATCCGGCATCCACTCAAAAGAGATCATCTTGGACTCGTTACCGTCCTCGATGTCGTTGTTCACAGGTCTGTTGATCTTTGGCCCGTTATAGATCGTAGTCCATCTATTCTCCCAGATAGGTGCGTAGTATGCCTCGGTTTCAGGCCCGATGCTATCGATCAGTGGGACGTTAACACTGTACAGGTCAGCCTGTGTGCTCCAGTTGCCAACCAAGTGCTCGATCACATCGACACTTCTGGCGGAGGCCCTTTCCATCAGTTCATTGGGGACATCCTTGCGGCCATCGAAGAAAGCCCAGGACAGCGCAATGGCCCTGGTGTCATCGCATATGACTGCCTCCATAGCGGCGCCTACGGTACCACTCGAGGTGATGTACGCTGCGGAGGTGTTCCTGCCGACATTAGGGCCCGAGATGACCAGGTCGTACTTGTCC includes the following:
- the PBY1 gene encoding putative tubulin tyrosine ligase (CAGL0H08503g~Has domain(s) with predicted hydrolase activity, tubulin-tyrosine ligase activity and role in cellular protein modification process), producing MKVLITNDDGPLNTQYSPYIRPFVQYILQNRPDWQITVCVPHVQKSWIGKAHIAGKHLSLQFLYSKRDSTDDSYWGPYIEPQLRDSIELFPEQKVNEDIPADAIEWILLDGTPASCVNIGLHHFEDKYDLVISGPNVGRNTSAAYITSSGTVGAAMEAVICDDTRAIALSWAFFDGRKDVPNELMERASARSVDVIEHLVGNWSTQADLYSVNVPLIDSIGPETEAYYAPIWENRWTTIYNGPKINRPVNNDIEDGNESKMISFEWMPDFKGHRPSKHCDPDVKYDMDIIEERRICVTPLRAAFHTVPDLVGKLDLGSSTTRSNDESVAVLTIPRNSYIYEPLQQSIARHLHIPILDTLDAAPSGKGKVFQYGDYEDFDLDRVMDSQNYLVNSYIYRKAIIRKHYLSHTIQRYVSKHPGSILKKAYMESYTIDLDYAEFLDDALDENWELRQELEKNDRWWIVKPSMSDKAQGIRVFKTIEDLQNVFDSFDEEDTDEEIDEETVDDNKIIISQLRHFIIQEYMADPLLLPSMGNRKFHIRCYITCKGDLEVYVYDRMLALFAPKPFSALDSEEYSPTDLDKLGCHLTNTCLQSDADKDLAVMEFGNLTDISREDKSKIIEQIHMIAKDIFLAALNVDRMNFQPLRNAFETFGFDFLVDSSFNVKILEINAYPDFKQTGNDLKGLIYELFDDVVKTCVAPFFQEAEEPQNISNFTKVLDTTSNVWE